One Spiribacter halobius DNA segment encodes these proteins:
- a CDS encoding ester cyclase, translated as MQPETRNREVVTRFLDGTHGGDLDVIDATVAEGIVTHGFPGGRNPDSREAYKQFFREFGAAFSDMDYRTLAMLAEGDFVAARFVVSVRHTGAYAGYPPSGRRVTFTGMVLYRLEAGHIVETWLHLDERALLEQIGHTAQPARCA; from the coding sequence ATGCAACCAGAGACCCGTAACCGCGAAGTGGTCACGCGCTTCCTCGACGGCACCCACGGCGGCGATCTCGACGTCATCGACGCCACCGTGGCGGAGGGGATCGTGACCCACGGCTTCCCCGGTGGCCGCAACCCCGACAGTCGCGAGGCCTACAAGCAGTTCTTCCGGGAGTTCGGCGCCGCGTTCAGTGACATGGACTACCGAACGCTCGCGATGCTGGCCGAGGGGGACTTCGTCGCGGCCCGCTTCGTGGTGTCCGTGCGCCACACAGGGGCCTACGCGGGCTATCCGCCCAGCGGGCGACGCGTGACCTTCACCGGGATGGTGCTGTATCGGCTGGAAGCCGGGCACATCGTCGAGACCTGGCTGCACCTCGACGAGCGCGCACTGCTGGAGCAGATCGGTCACACCGCTCAGCCCGCCCGATGCGCATAG
- the rbfA gene encoding 30S ribosome-binding factor RbfA, with amino-acid sequence MPKDFPRTRRVADQVQRELAGLIRDEVRDPRVGSVTVSEVQVSRDLAYADVHVTGLGMDAEASREMTAALNHAAGFLRSQLARRLRLRTVPALRFRHDEAFDRGARLSRLIDDAVADDASRRDD; translated from the coding sequence ATGCCGAAGGACTTCCCGCGTACCCGCCGGGTGGCCGATCAGGTCCAGCGCGAGCTGGCCGGCCTGATCCGGGACGAGGTCCGCGACCCGCGGGTGGGGTCGGTGACCGTCTCCGAGGTGCAGGTGAGCCGCGATCTCGCCTACGCCGACGTGCACGTCACCGGCCTCGGCATGGATGCGGAGGCCTCCCGCGAGATGACGGCCGCCCTCAACCATGCCGCGGGCTTTCTGCGCAGCCAGCTGGCACGCCGTCTGCGGCTGCGTACGGTGCCGGCGCTGCGCTTCCGGCATGACGAGGCCTTCGACCGGGGCGCCCGCCTCTCGCGGCTGATCGACGACGCGGTGGCAGACGACGCCAGCCGCCGCGACGACTGA
- the nusA gene encoding transcription termination factor NusA — protein MSKEILLVVDAIANEKGVDQEVIFEAIEAALASATRKRHPEEIDARVAVDRNTGEYETFRRWLVVDDEEEIEEPQAQLTLSEARQRDPNAQPGDYVEEPMESVEFGRIAAQTAKQVIVQKVREAERAKVVEAYQEREGELITGIVKRAERGNVFLDLGGNAEAFIPREEMIPREAVRPGDRLRAWLREVRAEARGPQLFASRSAPEFLIELFKLEVPEIGQELLDLKGAARDPGLRAKIAVQALDTRIDPVGACVGMRGSRVQAVSNELSGERIDIILWDENPAQFVINAMAPAEVESIVVDEDRHSMDIAVAEEQLSQAIGRGGQNVRLASELTGWELNVMTAEEAEAKSEQEAAELVQMFMDELDADEDVAALLVEEGFSSLEEVAYVPASELLAIEGFEHEMVEALRARARDVLLTREIAAEEAGGGSQEPADDLLSMEGMDETLARKLAAQGVVTMEDLAEQSVDDLTDIDGLDPERAAALIMKAREPWFADQEDGPA, from the coding sequence ATGAGCAAAGAGATCCTGCTGGTGGTGGATGCCATCGCCAACGAGAAGGGCGTGGATCAGGAAGTGATCTTCGAGGCCATCGAGGCGGCGCTCGCCTCGGCGACCCGCAAGCGTCACCCCGAGGAGATCGACGCCCGCGTGGCGGTGGACCGGAACACCGGAGAGTACGAGACCTTCCGCCGCTGGCTGGTGGTGGACGACGAGGAAGAGATCGAGGAGCCGCAGGCGCAGCTGACGCTCTCCGAGGCACGCCAGCGCGACCCGAACGCCCAGCCCGGCGACTACGTCGAGGAGCCGATGGAGTCGGTGGAGTTCGGCCGCATCGCCGCGCAGACGGCCAAGCAGGTGATCGTGCAGAAGGTGCGCGAGGCCGAGCGGGCCAAGGTCGTCGAGGCCTACCAGGAGCGCGAGGGCGAGCTGATCACGGGCATCGTCAAGCGCGCCGAGCGCGGCAACGTGTTCCTGGATCTTGGTGGCAACGCCGAGGCCTTCATCCCGCGGGAGGAGATGATCCCGCGCGAGGCGGTGCGCCCCGGGGACCGGCTGCGCGCCTGGCTGCGCGAGGTGCGCGCCGAGGCCCGCGGGCCGCAGCTGTTCGCGAGCCGCTCCGCGCCCGAGTTCCTGATCGAGCTGTTCAAGCTCGAGGTGCCGGAGATCGGCCAGGAGCTGCTGGACCTCAAGGGCGCCGCGCGGGATCCCGGGCTGCGGGCGAAGATCGCCGTGCAGGCCCTGGATACGCGCATCGACCCGGTGGGTGCCTGTGTCGGCATGCGCGGCTCGCGGGTGCAGGCGGTCTCCAACGAGCTCTCCGGTGAGCGCATCGACATCATCCTCTGGGACGAGAATCCGGCGCAGTTCGTCATCAACGCCATGGCGCCGGCGGAGGTCGAGTCCATCGTCGTTGACGAGGACCGGCACAGCATGGACATCGCCGTGGCCGAGGAGCAGCTCTCCCAGGCCATTGGCCGGGGCGGGCAGAACGTCCGCCTCGCCAGCGAGCTCACCGGCTGGGAGCTCAACGTCATGACCGCCGAGGAGGCGGAGGCGAAGAGCGAGCAGGAGGCGGCTGAGCTGGTGCAGATGTTCATGGACGAGCTCGACGCCGACGAGGACGTCGCCGCCCTGCTGGTGGAAGAGGGCTTCTCGAGCCTGGAGGAGGTGGCCTATGTGCCGGCCTCCGAGCTTCTCGCCATCGAGGGGTTCGAGCACGAGATGGTCGAGGCGCTGCGCGCCCGTGCCCGGGATGTTCTCCTCACCCGGGAGATCGCGGCCGAGGAGGCCGGGGGCGGGAGCCAGGAGCCCGCGGACGATCTGCTCTCGATGGAGGGCATGGACGAGACGCTGGCCCGCAAGCTGGCAGCCCAGGGCGTGGTCACCATGGAGGACCTCGCCGAGCAGTCGGTGGACGACCTCACGGATATCGACGGTCTGGACCCGGAGCGCGCGGCCGCGCTGATCATGAAGGCCCGCGAGCCCTGGTTCGCCGACCAGGAGGACGGCCCGGCCTGA
- a CDS encoding MBL fold metallo-hydrolase produces MESPRTEQPRQVLPGVWELGAWLPVPGHGVLAVNSFVIQGPEPVLVETGLAALRTDWLQRLAGVIDPADLRWIWISHTDPDHLGNLAALLDIAPRAEVVTGFLGMGKMTLQGLPVDRVRLVAPGERLQLPDRELVALRPPYFDAPETLGFLDTRTRALFAADAFGALLPAPVEEAQAIPRATLRDGLLRWSALDAPWLGEMDAHAFGRKLRALEALAPSAILGGHLPAASDRTAELTGILAEAVHTQPTDVPAHELLERLAAAHSSAAQAP; encoded by the coding sequence ATGGAATCCCCCCGCACGGAACAGCCCCGGCAGGTGCTGCCGGGGGTCTGGGAGCTCGGCGCCTGGCTGCCGGTGCCGGGACACGGCGTACTGGCCGTGAACAGCTTCGTCATCCAGGGCCCCGAGCCGGTGCTCGTGGAAACCGGCCTCGCGGCCCTGCGAACGGACTGGCTGCAGCGTCTGGCGGGCGTCATCGACCCGGCGGATCTGCGCTGGATCTGGATCAGCCACACGGATCCGGACCATCTCGGCAATCTGGCCGCACTGCTGGATATCGCCCCCCGCGCCGAGGTGGTCACCGGCTTTCTCGGCATGGGAAAGATGACGCTGCAGGGGCTGCCGGTGGACCGGGTGCGGCTGGTCGCGCCCGGCGAGCGCCTGCAGCTGCCGGACCGCGAGCTGGTGGCCCTGCGCCCGCCGTATTTCGACGCGCCGGAGACGCTCGGCTTCCTCGACACCCGCACCCGGGCCCTGTTTGCCGCCGATGCGTTCGGCGCCCTGCTACCGGCGCCGGTGGAGGAGGCACAGGCCATTCCCCGGGCCACGCTGCGCGACGGGTTGCTGCGCTGGTCCGCGCTGGACGCCCCGTGGCTCGGGGAAATGGACGCACACGCCTTCGGCCGAAAGCTGCGGGCGCTCGAAGCGCTTGCGCCCAGCGCGATTCTCGGTGGGCACCTCCCCGCGGCGAGCGACCGCACCGCGGAGCTCACCGGGATCCTGGCCGAGGCCGTGCACACCCAACCCACGGACGTACCCGCGCATGAGCTGCTGGAACGCCTGGCCGCCGCACACAGCTCTGCAGCGCAAGCGCCCTAG
- a CDS encoding TetR/AcrR family transcriptional regulator produces MFIDMGERRYRMKKRAESQARTRERIVEATVALHEELGPRQTSIRAIAERAGVQRLTVYRHFPDDASLFQACTAHWLARNPPPDAAVWRASPAGEPRCRDALIAFYRYYRDTEAMWAASHRDEPDVPALQGPMQAFRAHLDAVRDELLAGFAAPLRTREVALTLRHALSFPTWQALAQAGLEDEQAAALAVAWLRGAGEDAAAGAGATDAASRSGAGGA; encoded by the coding sequence ATGTTCATCGATATGGGTGAGCGCCGCTACCGCATGAAAAAACGCGCCGAGAGTCAGGCGCGTACGCGCGAGCGTATTGTCGAGGCGACGGTCGCCTTGCACGAGGAGCTGGGCCCGCGGCAGACGAGCATTCGTGCCATCGCCGAGCGTGCCGGGGTGCAGCGGCTGACCGTCTACCGGCATTTCCCGGACGACGCGAGCCTGTTCCAGGCCTGCACCGCGCACTGGCTGGCCCGCAACCCGCCGCCGGATGCCGCGGTCTGGCGAGCGTCCCCGGCGGGCGAGCCCCGCTGCCGTGACGCGCTGATCGCGTTCTATCGCTACTATCGCGACACCGAGGCCATGTGGGCGGCGTCGCATCGCGACGAGCCGGACGTCCCGGCGCTGCAGGGCCCCATGCAGGCCTTCCGGGCGCATCTCGACGCGGTTCGCGACGAACTGCTGGCCGGTTTCGCCGCGCCCTTGCGCACCCGGGAGGTGGCGCTCACCCTGAGGCATGCGCTCTCCTTCCCCACCTGGCAGGCGCTGGCACAGGCGGGCCTCGAGGACGAGCAGGCCGCTGCACTGGCCGTGGCGTGGCTGCGCGGAGCGGGGGAGGACGCTGCCGCCGGGGCCGGTGCCACGGATGCCGCGTCCCGGTCCGGAGCCGGCGGGGCATGA
- the rpsO gene encoding 30S ribosomal protein S15 → MSLTAEQKQEIVRDYGRSEGDTGSPEVQIALLTARIQHLTEHFATHKQDHHSRRGLLKLVNQRRQMLDYLRRKSRDRYQSVIERLGLRK, encoded by the coding sequence ATGTCTCTCACGGCTGAACAGAAGCAGGAGATCGTCCGTGACTACGGGCGTTCCGAGGGCGATACGGGGTCGCCCGAGGTGCAGATCGCGCTGCTGACTGCGCGCATCCAGCACCTCACCGAGCACTTCGCCACGCACAAGCAGGATCATCACTCCCGCCGCGGGCTGCTGAAGCTCGTCAACCAGCGTCGGCAGATGCTCGACTATCTGCGGCGCAAGAGCCGGGATCGCTACCAGAGCGTCATCGAGCGCCTCGGCCTGCGCAAGTAG
- the truB gene encoding tRNA pseudouridine(55) synthase TruB: MPRKGRPVSGILLLDKPAGETSNRALQRVRRLLQARKAGHTGSLDPLATGLLPLCFGEATKVSGCLLDASKRYEVTARFGVTTDTADAEGETLERRPVPALDRPGVEAALAGLRGEQDQVPPMYSAVKHQGRRLYELARSGVEVPRAARRITVHALELAWLAGEEAGLRVHCSKGTYVRTLVADLGEALGCGAHVTALRRTALGPFEAPGMVTLETLEQRAADGPAALDELLLPPDTAIADWPAVVLGPETAPYLRQGQAVWIPRAPAPGAVRLYGPEGFLGMGLVLDDGRVAPRRLLAVPEG, encoded by the coding sequence ATGCCGCGCAAGGGCCGCCCGGTCAGCGGCATTCTCCTGCTTGACAAACCCGCCGGCGAGACCTCCAACCGCGCCCTGCAGCGGGTGCGCCGGCTGCTGCAGGCGCGCAAGGCCGGGCATACCGGCAGCCTGGACCCGCTCGCCACCGGCCTGCTGCCGCTCTGTTTCGGCGAGGCCACCAAGGTCAGCGGCTGCCTGCTGGACGCCTCGAAGCGCTACGAGGTCACCGCGCGCTTCGGCGTGACCACCGACACCGCCGACGCCGAAGGCGAGACGCTGGAGCGCCGGCCGGTGCCGGCCCTGGACCGGCCAGGAGTGGAGGCGGCGCTGGCCGGCCTGCGCGGCGAGCAGGACCAGGTGCCGCCCATGTACTCGGCGGTAAAGCATCAGGGCCGCCGCCTCTACGAACTGGCCCGCTCCGGGGTGGAGGTGCCGCGGGCCGCCCGCCGGATCACCGTGCATGCCCTGGAGCTGGCCTGGCTCGCGGGCGAGGAGGCGGGCCTGCGTGTGCACTGCTCCAAGGGCACCTATGTGCGCACGCTGGTGGCGGATCTCGGCGAGGCGCTCGGCTGCGGCGCGCACGTCACCGCGCTGCGGCGCACGGCGCTCGGCCCTTTCGAGGCCCCCGGCATGGTGACCCTGGAGACGCTGGAGCAGCGTGCCGCGGATGGTCCGGCGGCGCTGGACGAGCTGCTGCTGCCGCCGGATACGGCCATCGCCGACTGGCCGGCGGTGGTGCTCGGCCCCGAGACCGCGCCGTATCTGCGCCAGGGCCAGGCGGTCTGGATTCCGCGGGCGCCGGCGCCCGGCGCGGTGCGGCTGTACGGGCCGGAGGGGTTCCTCGGCATGGGCTTGGTGCTGGATGACGGCAGGGTGGCACCGCGGCGCCTGCTCGCGGTCCCCGAAGGCTGA
- the mntR gene encoding manganese-binding transcriptional regulator MntR → MTARARADVMLDPQVQARHHERVREAHQTELVEDYVELIADLIDAKGEARAVELAQRLGVRQATVGKMVARLREMDLVQSEPYRAIFLTPRGRRMAEASRQRHATVLRFLRAAGVSEATAMTDAEGVEHHVSDETLAALERLAGWLEAGRDASRSG, encoded by the coding sequence ATGACGGCACGGGCACGGGCGGACGTAATGCTCGACCCTCAGGTGCAGGCACGGCATCACGAGCGGGTGCGCGAGGCGCACCAGACCGAGCTGGTGGAGGACTACGTCGAGCTCATCGCCGACCTGATCGACGCCAAGGGCGAGGCGCGGGCCGTGGAGCTCGCCCAGCGCCTCGGGGTGCGCCAGGCCACGGTGGGCAAGATGGTGGCACGCCTGCGCGAGATGGATCTGGTGCAGAGCGAGCCCTATCGGGCGATCTTCCTTACCCCGCGCGGCCGGCGCATGGCCGAGGCCTCGCGCCAACGGCACGCGACGGTGCTGCGCTTTCTGCGGGCCGCGGGGGTGTCCGAGGCGACGGCGATGACCGACGCCGAGGGCGTCGAGCACCACGTCAGCGACGAGACGCTGGCGGCGCTGGAGCGTCTGGCCGGCTGGCTGGAGGCGGGGCGGGATGCGTCCCGGTCCGGATAG
- the ltrA gene encoding group II intron reverse transcriptase/maturase — MAAYRRVVRNRGAPGIDGVTVDELWAYCQAHWSSIRERLLEGTYRPSPVREVKIPKPGGGSRALGIPTVVDRLIQQALVQVLTPILDPTFSGESYGFRPGRSAHQAVERARGHVAAGQRWVVDLDLAQFFDRVNHDVLMARLARRIEDRRVLRLIRRYLQAGVMAGGVVSPRAAGTPQGGPLSPLLSNVLLDELDRELERRGHRFVRYADDVSVYVRSPEAGARVLASLERFLWRRLRLVVNREKSAVDRPWKRTLLGYSMTAHREPRLRVAPSSVQRLKARLRAALRRGRGRHLQRVLAALQPLIRGWVAYFRFAEVKAAFEALDQWLRRRLRCLLWRQWKRWRTRARRLMQHGVERLRAYRSATNGRGPWWNAGAAHMHVAIPARWLHRQGLVSFLGEHRRLASAA; from the coding sequence ATGGCGGCCTACCGGCGGGTGGTGCGCAACCGGGGGGCCCCCGGCATCGACGGAGTGACCGTCGATGAGCTGTGGGCCTACTGCCAGGCGCACTGGTCGTCGATCCGCGAGCGGCTGCTGGAGGGGACGTACCGTCCCTCGCCGGTACGGGAGGTGAAGATCCCCAAGCCCGGGGGTGGCTCCCGGGCACTGGGCATCCCGACCGTGGTCGACCGGCTGATCCAGCAGGCGCTGGTGCAGGTGCTCACCCCGATCCTCGACCCGACGTTCTCGGGTGAGAGCTACGGCTTTCGCCCGGGGCGCAGTGCCCATCAGGCCGTCGAGCGTGCCCGCGGGCACGTGGCGGCGGGGCAGCGCTGGGTCGTGGACCTCGATCTGGCGCAGTTCTTCGACCGGGTCAATCATGACGTGCTGATGGCCCGGTTAGCGCGTCGGATCGAGGACCGGCGGGTGCTGCGCCTGATCCGGCGCTACCTGCAGGCCGGGGTGATGGCCGGTGGCGTGGTCTCGCCGCGGGCGGCGGGGACGCCGCAGGGCGGGCCGCTCTCGCCCCTGCTCTCGAACGTCCTGCTGGACGAGCTCGACCGGGAGCTGGAGCGGCGCGGCCACCGCTTCGTGCGTTACGCCGATGACGTCAGCGTCTACGTGCGCTCGCCCGAAGCGGGTGCGCGCGTGCTGGCATCGCTGGAGCGGTTCCTGTGGCGGCGGCTGCGCCTGGTGGTCAACCGTGAGAAGAGTGCGGTGGACCGCCCGTGGAAGCGCACGCTGCTCGGCTACAGCATGACCGCGCACCGTGAGCCGCGGCTGCGGGTGGCCCCCAGCTCGGTGCAGCGGCTCAAGGCCCGCCTGCGGGCCGCGCTGCGCCGCGGGCGGGGCCGCCACCTGCAGCGGGTGCTGGCGGCGCTGCAGCCGCTCATCCGGGGCTGGGTGGCCTACTTCCGCTTCGCCGAAGTCAAGGCGGCGTTCGAGGCGCTGGACCAGTGGCTCCGGCGCCGCCTGCGTTGCCTGCTGTGGCGGCAGTGGAAGCGCTGGCGCACCCGCGCCCGGCGGCTGATGCAGCACGGTGTCGAGCGCCTGCGAGCGTATCGCTCCGCCACCAACGGGCGTGGCCCGTGGTGGAACGCGGGGGCGGCCCACATGCACGTGGCCATCCCCGCGCGCTGGCTGCACCGTCAGGGTCTCGTGAGCTTCCTCGGCGAGCACCGTCGACTTGCGAGCGCTGCGTGA
- the infB gene encoding translation initiation factor IF-2 encodes MSQTTVREFAEAVGIPVERLLGQLNEAGLEGREPDSAMSDEDKSALLGHLRKTHGRKDEEAEGGPKQITLKRKSHSQIRLPSSGAERRGARGARTGGRTVNVEVRKKRTYVKRSVVEAEAQEQDAQILQTALQEDLEAAEARREAEAQEAARREAEAAEAAAREAEAAKAEAAKGAEAAAATDTPAEPGAEPAEAQSVADLEAEQQKSDSEAARKKEIEDEKERKRLEAEAKREREAEERAARKAARGKGKARKKAETRPSGRGGRGARRPAAGSASEALQQGFEKPTAPVVREVQVPESITVGDLAQRMSVKAADLIKEMMKQGVMATINQPIDQDTAVLLVEEMGHKPRIVREDAIEETVLSQAAEPEGEQVPRAPVITIMGHVDHGKTSLLDYVRRSKVAAGEAGGITQHIGAYRVPTDRGELTFLDTPGHEAFTAMRARGAQVTDVVILVVAADDGVMPQTEEAVKHAKAAGVPIVVAVNKIDREDADPDRVKNELAQREVIPEDWGGDTQFINVSAITGEGIEDLLEAVALQAELLELKAVRDCPASGIVIESSLDRGRGPVATVLVQNGVLRQGDTIISGTEFGRVRALLDEKGERVKEAGPSTPVVVLGLSGLPEAGDEVLVVEDEKKAREVADYRREKGREKRLQAQKAAKMDELFSQMQDQEVKTVNLVVKGDVQGSVEALTQSLTNLSTDEVRIKAVASGVGAINESDVNLALASEALLIGFNVRADAKARRLAQENGVDLHYYSIIYDAIDQLRNAISGMLEPETREQIIGLAEVRDVFRSSKLGQIAGCLVVDGVVRRRNPIRVLRDNVVIFEGELESLRRFKDDVNEVRSGTECGIGVKNYNDVRAGDQIECYERVTIERTL; translated from the coding sequence ATGTCGCAGACGACAGTCAGAGAATTCGCCGAGGCGGTGGGCATCCCGGTGGAGCGCCTGCTGGGCCAGCTCAACGAGGCCGGCCTGGAAGGCCGCGAGCCCGATTCGGCCATGTCCGACGAGGACAAGTCCGCCCTGCTGGGTCATCTGCGCAAGACGCACGGGCGCAAGGACGAGGAGGCCGAAGGCGGCCCCAAGCAGATCACCCTGAAGCGCAAGAGCCACAGCCAGATCCGGCTGCCCTCCTCGGGCGCCGAGCGGCGTGGTGCGCGCGGCGCACGCACCGGTGGGCGCACGGTCAATGTCGAGGTGCGCAAGAAGCGCACCTACGTCAAGCGCAGCGTGGTGGAGGCCGAGGCCCAGGAGCAGGACGCGCAGATCCTGCAGACCGCGCTGCAGGAGGACCTCGAGGCCGCCGAGGCGCGGCGCGAGGCGGAGGCGCAGGAGGCCGCGCGGCGCGAGGCCGAGGCGGCGGAGGCTGCTGCCCGCGAGGCCGAGGCCGCCAAGGCCGAGGCCGCGAAGGGCGCCGAGGCCGCCGCTGCGACGGATACGCCGGCCGAGCCCGGCGCCGAGCCGGCCGAGGCCCAGAGCGTTGCCGATCTCGAGGCGGAGCAGCAGAAGTCCGACTCCGAGGCGGCGCGCAAGAAGGAGATCGAGGACGAGAAGGAGCGCAAGCGCCTGGAGGCCGAGGCGAAGCGCGAGCGCGAGGCCGAAGAGCGCGCGGCGCGCAAGGCCGCCCGCGGCAAGGGCAAGGCCCGGAAGAAGGCCGAGACGCGACCCTCCGGTCGCGGTGGCCGCGGCGCGCGGCGCCCGGCGGCAGGCTCCGCCAGCGAGGCCCTGCAGCAGGGCTTCGAGAAGCCCACGGCGCCGGTGGTGCGTGAGGTCCAGGTGCCGGAGTCGATCACCGTGGGCGATCTCGCCCAGCGCATGAGCGTGAAGGCCGCGGACCTGATCAAGGAGATGATGAAGCAGGGCGTGATGGCCACCATCAACCAGCCCATCGACCAGGACACTGCCGTCCTGCTGGTGGAGGAGATGGGCCACAAGCCGCGCATCGTGCGCGAGGATGCCATCGAGGAGACCGTGCTCAGTCAGGCCGCAGAGCCGGAGGGCGAGCAGGTGCCGCGTGCCCCCGTGATCACCATCATGGGCCATGTCGACCACGGCAAGACCTCGCTGCTGGACTACGTGCGCCGCTCCAAGGTGGCGGCCGGCGAGGCCGGCGGCATCACCCAGCACATCGGTGCCTACCGTGTGCCGACCGACCGCGGCGAGCTGACCTTCCTGGACACCCCGGGCCACGAGGCCTTCACGGCCATGCGCGCCCGTGGCGCCCAGGTCACGGACGTGGTCATCCTCGTGGTGGCGGCGGACGACGGCGTCATGCCGCAGACCGAGGAGGCGGTGAAGCACGCCAAGGCCGCCGGGGTGCCCATCGTGGTCGCCGTGAACAAGATCGACCGCGAGGATGCCGACCCGGACCGGGTGAAGAACGAGCTCGCCCAGCGCGAGGTGATCCCGGAGGACTGGGGTGGTGACACCCAGTTCATCAACGTTTCCGCCATTACCGGCGAGGGCATCGAGGATCTGCTCGAGGCGGTGGCGCTGCAGGCGGAGCTGCTGGAGCTCAAGGCCGTGCGCGACTGCCCGGCCTCCGGCATCGTCATCGAGTCGAGCCTGGATCGCGGGCGCGGCCCGGTGGCCACGGTGCTGGTGCAGAACGGCGTCCTGCGGCAGGGCGACACCATCATCTCCGGCACCGAGTTCGGCCGCGTGCGCGCGCTCCTCGACGAGAAGGGCGAGCGGGTGAAGGAGGCCGGGCCGTCGACGCCGGTGGTGGTGCTCGGCCTCTCCGGCCTGCCCGAGGCGGGCGACGAAGTGCTGGTGGTCGAGGACGAGAAGAAGGCCCGCGAGGTGGCCGACTATCGCCGCGAGAAGGGCCGCGAGAAGCGCCTGCAGGCGCAGAAGGCGGCGAAGATGGACGAGCTCTTCTCGCAGATGCAGGACCAGGAGGTGAAGACCGTCAACCTCGTGGTGAAGGGCGACGTGCAGGGCTCGGTTGAGGCGCTCACGCAGTCGCTGACCAACCTCTCCACCGACGAGGTCCGGATCAAGGCGGTGGCGAGCGGCGTCGGCGCCATCAACGAGTCGGACGTCAACCTGGCGCTGGCCTCCGAGGCCCTGCTGATCGGCTTCAACGTCCGTGCCGATGCCAAGGCCCGGCGCCTCGCGCAGGAGAACGGCGTCGACCTGCACTACTACAGCATCATCTACGACGCCATCGACCAGCTGCGCAACGCCATCAGCGGCATGCTCGAGCCGGAGACCCGGGAGCAGATCATCGGCCTTGCCGAGGTCCGGGATGTGTTCCGCTCCTCCAAGCTCGGCCAGATCGCCGGCTGCCTGGTGGTGGACGGCGTCGTGCGCCGGCGCAACCCGATCCGTGTGCTGCGCGACAACGTGGTCATCTTCGAGGGCGAGCTGGAGTCGCTGCGCCGCTTCAAGGACGACGTCAACGAGGTGCGCTCGGGCACCGAATGCGGCATCGGCGTCAAGAACTACAATGATGTCAGGGCCGGCGATCAGATCGAGTGCTACGAGCGCGTGACCATCGAGCGGACTCTGTAA
- the rimP gene encoding ribosome maturation factor RimP, with translation MTAVDSLTGLLEPVVEGLGYELVGVEYHPSGRQGLLRVYIDHPEGIGVDDCARVSHQVSGVLDVEDPLPGEYLLEVSSPGLDRPVFKPADFQRFAGERVRLRLRGLVDGRRKYRGRLLGLRGESVVIEESGGEVAVPLAEIDRANLELEP, from the coding sequence ATGACGGCAGTCGACAGTCTCACGGGGTTGCTGGAGCCGGTGGTCGAGGGGCTCGGCTACGAGCTGGTCGGCGTGGAATACCACCCGAGCGGCCGACAGGGGCTCCTGCGGGTGTACATCGATCACCCCGAGGGCATCGGCGTCGACGACTGCGCGCGGGTGAGCCACCAGGTCAGCGGTGTGCTCGACGTCGAGGACCCGCTGCCCGGCGAGTATCTGCTCGAGGTCTCCTCGCCCGGTCTCGACCGGCCGGTGTTCAAGCCTGCGGATTTCCAGCGTTTTGCCGGCGAACGAGTGCGCCTGCGGCTGCGCGGGCTGGTGGACGGCCGGCGCAAGTATCGCGGGCGATTGCTCGGGCTGCGCGGCGAGAGCGTGGTGATCGAGGAGTCCGGCGGGGAGGTGGCCGTGCCGCTTGCCGAGATCGATCGGGCCAATCTGGAGCTGGAGCCCTGA